One window of Chloroflexota bacterium genomic DNA carries:
- a CDS encoding alpha/beta hydrolase, protein MKLPKGVASRYVAVGPIRTHYLEAGSGEPVVLLHSAEFGGRAEFSWRHNIAALAEHFHVFAPDMVGFGGTDKIYNFTDPAGFRIRFIRDWMNTLCIPSAHFIGNSFGGSLILSVAASRPTPWNIRSIVTSSGGGFAPVNDARTTLNDYDGSRDWMRRILQVLFWDERWWSDEEVEERWQASCEPGTWAATAAARLTLPGLPRATPPERPDYRMIAVPTLITGGAEDLLREPGTWEDLHRQIPNAELHIFPRARHCPHIEFADEFNRLATEFISRHLTGEVLAGD, encoded by the coding sequence GTGAAGCTTCCGAAGGGCGTGGCCAGCCGATACGTTGCCGTAGGACCGATTCGCACGCACTATCTGGAGGCCGGTTCGGGAGAGCCGGTGGTTCTCCTGCACAGCGCGGAGTTCGGCGGGCGAGCGGAGTTCAGCTGGCGCCACAATATCGCGGCGCTCGCCGAACACTTTCACGTTTTCGCGCCCGACATGGTGGGCTTCGGGGGAACCGATAAGATCTACAACTTCACCGATCCAGCAGGCTTTCGCATCCGTTTCATCCGGGACTGGATGAACACGCTCTGCATTCCGTCGGCGCACTTCATCGGGAACTCCTTCGGCGGATCGCTGATTCTCTCGGTCGCGGCGAGCCGCCCGACGCCGTGGAACATTCGGTCCATCGTGACGTCGAGCGGCGGCGGATTCGCGCCCGTCAACGATGCGCGGACCACCCTGAACGACTACGATGGGTCGCGAGACTGGATGCGACGAATTCTCCAGGTCCTCTTCTGGGATGAGCGCTGGTGGTCAGATGAGGAAGTAGAGGAGCGGTGGCAGGCGAGTTGTGAGCCAGGCACCTGGGCTGCCACAGCCGCGGCTCGGCTCACATTACCCGGGCTGCCCCGTGCCACTCCGCCCGAGCGACCGGATTACCGAATGATTGCCGTTCCGACGCTGATTACCGGCGGGGCGGAGGATCTGCTGCGCGAGCCGGGGACGTGGGAGGATCTTCATCGGCAGATCCCGAACGCGGAGCTCCACATTTTTCCGCGGGCGCGTCATTGTCCGCACATCGAATTTGCCGACGAGTTCAACCGGCTGGCGACGGAGTTCATCTCGCGCCACTTAACGGGCGAGGTCCTGGCGGGAGACTAG
- a CDS encoding MazG-like family protein, with product MWNMQSRIAEFDSQRFESLGPGYLAVSLLGEAGEVADAIKKLWRTDPRIGSANGFSSIPADARRAIADELADVVILSVVLANHLEIDVEEAVDRKLQIIAERLEVGYYGHEARQA from the coding sequence GGAGTTTGATTCGCAGCGGTTCGAGTCGCTTGGCCCGGGCTATCTGGCGGTCAGCCTTCTGGGCGAGGCTGGTGAGGTTGCGGACGCCATCAAGAAGCTCTGGCGCACCGACCCGCGCATTGGCTCCGCGAACGGCTTTTCGTCAATTCCCGCTGATGCGCGCCGCGCCATCGCCGACGAGCTGGCTGACGTCGTGATCCTCAGCGTCGTGCTCGCAAACCACCTCGAGATCGACGTCGAGGAGGCGGTTGACCGCAAGCTCCAGATCATCGCGGAGCGGCTCGAGGTTGGCTACTACGGCCACGAGGCCCGGCAAGCCTAG